The proteins below come from a single Candidatus Desulfarcum epimagneticum genomic window:
- a CDS encoding Cell division protein FtsX, which yields MTFSIKPALRDINQNRFLNVVTIITIALSALIVSSFSLFFLNLTEIAAEWRRGSRMMAYLGKDAPDPNPDALEKRIRTMRGVRRLSFISSEEALSRLRERMSRQSSLFDALGKNPLPDAFEIHIDPDIREWEDVESLARRVESIQGVEEVEYGQKWAGNFSAVFNVLRLAGYSLGGIFFMASLLIVSNTTRLILYSRREEIEIIRLVGGADRFIKAPLYMESLIQGAAGGLIGLAAVFVIYTLISSSSMIQGMGFSLFELRFFSPYFLILILFLSMFVGWLGCYISIKQHLKY from the coding sequence ATGACTTTTTCCATCAAACCGGCTTTGCGGGACATCAACCAGAACCGGTTCTTAAACGTGGTCACCATCATCACCATCGCGCTTTCCGCCCTGATCGTCAGCTCGTTTTCGCTTTTTTTCTTAAACCTCACCGAAATCGCGGCGGAATGGAGGCGTGGCTCCCGGATGATGGCCTACCTGGGAAAGGACGCGCCGGATCCAAACCCGGACGCGCTGGAAAAACGGATCCGGACCATGCGCGGCGTCCGGCGGCTTTCCTTCATCTCCAGTGAGGAGGCCCTTTCCCGGCTCCGGGAACGGATGAGCCGGCAGTCCTCCCTGTTTGACGCGCTGGGGAAAAATCCCCTGCCCGACGCCTTTGAAATCCATATCGATCCGGACATCCGGGAATGGGAGGACGTTGAAAGCCTGGCCAGGCGCGTGGAGTCCATCCAGGGCGTTGAGGAGGTGGAATACGGCCAGAAATGGGCGGGAAATTTCTCCGCCGTGTTCAATGTGCTGAGGCTGGCCGGTTACTCGCTGGGCGGCATTTTCTTCATGGCCTCTCTTCTGATCGTGTCCAACACCACCCGCCTGATTCTCTACTCCAGACGGGAAGAGATCGAAATCATCCGCCTGGTGGGGGGGGCGGACCGTTTCATCAAAGCCCCTTTGTACATGGAAAGCCTCATCCAGGGCGCGGCCGGGGGACTCATCGGCCTTGCCGCCGTTTTTGTCATATACACGCTCATATCCTCGTCGAGCATGATCCAGGGGATGGGATTCAGCCTGTTTGAGCTGCGGTTTTTCTCCCCTTATTTTTTAATCCTCATACTTTTCTTATCCATGTTTGTGGGATGGCTGGGATGCTATATTTCAATCAAACAACATTTAAAATATTAA
- a CDS encoding conserved exported hypothetical protein (Evidence 4 : Unknown function but conserved in other organisms), whose amino-acid sequence MLYFNQTTFKILMGRLLGLALLMAAILALCPAPGHAVDADTPFEYDEIGIVTSNALKALPGPGHGRPLWGLKSGDRVKILRHEGRWLRVLHKGRTGYIQADPAHLCVIYKKKDRDAPDASEKTGRFGNQGEKIARAIRKSMAEVDDFVLQETDIIEYLNDADQTAAMLKEKAARIRSDLRRIRDDIRQSKTSLAALKGKVRAGEKHAEARLVALYKLNCLGSLQILVSAGSLNEIFHQKRALQTLLKRDETLLENFAADKKRLSEILKNLKRQKNRKTALESDLRQDLGEMLRAKKRKEILLKKIRMEKAYSLAAIRSLNRAASELNIAIQSFGFHESRVPGREIGNLNFTAHKGRLEMPVRGRIISRFGPYKSPQFNINHFRSGIEIKSRMGEPIHAVFGGSVLYSRWFKGYGNIIIIDHGDNYYTLYAHLEKLHKKKGDRVKTGEVIATVGDSGSIIGAGLYFEVRHHGKPVDPMKWFKRG is encoded by the coding sequence ATGCTATATTTCAATCAAACAACATTTAAAATATTAATGGGTCGTCTCTTAGGCCTGGCCCTTTTGATGGCCGCGATCCTGGCGCTGTGCCCGGCGCCGGGCCACGCCGTGGACGCCGACACTCCCTTCGAATATGATGAGATCGGGATTGTGACCTCCAACGCCCTGAAGGCCCTGCCCGGGCCCGGCCATGGGCGCCCCCTGTGGGGCTTGAAAAGCGGGGACCGGGTCAAAATCCTTCGCCATGAGGGGCGCTGGCTTCGCGTTCTTCACAAAGGCCGGACCGGCTACATCCAGGCGGACCCGGCTCACCTGTGCGTCATTTACAAAAAAAAGGACCGCGACGCTCCCGACGCTTCTGAAAAAACCGGACGCTTTGGAAACCAGGGGGAAAAAATCGCCCGGGCCATCCGGAAATCCATGGCCGAGGTGGACGATTTTGTGCTTCAGGAAACCGACATCATTGAGTATTTAAACGACGCCGACCAAACCGCCGCCATGCTTAAGGAAAAAGCGGCCCGGATCAGATCCGATCTGAGGCGCATCCGGGACGATATCCGCCAAAGCAAGACCTCCCTTGCGGCGCTCAAGGGAAAGGTGCGCGCCGGCGAAAAACACGCCGAGGCCCGCCTGGTGGCCCTTTATAAGCTCAACTGCCTGGGCAGCCTTCAAATCCTGGTCTCGGCCGGATCATTGAACGAGATTTTTCACCAAAAAAGGGCGCTCCAAACGCTTCTGAAGCGCGATGAGACCCTTCTGGAAAACTTCGCGGCGGACAAAAAAAGGCTTTCAGAAATCCTTAAAAACCTCAAACGCCAGAAGAACAGAAAAACCGCCCTTGAGTCCGACTTAAGGCAGGACCTGGGCGAAATGCTTCGGGCCAAAAAACGAAAAGAGATCCTGCTGAAAAAAATACGCATGGAAAAGGCCTACAGCCTGGCGGCCATCCGATCGTTGAACCGGGCCGCCTCGGAGCTTAACATCGCCATCCAGTCATTCGGCTTTCATGAAAGCCGGGTCCCGGGGCGAGAAATCGGGAACTTGAATTTCACCGCCCACAAGGGGCGCCTTGAAATGCCGGTGAGAGGCAGGATCATCAGCCGTTTCGGACCCTATAAAAGCCCACAGTTCAACATCAACCATTTCAGGAGCGGGATCGAAATCAAATCCCGCATGGGCGAGCCCATCCACGCCGTGTTCGGGGGAAGCGTTTTGTATTCGAGATGGTTCAAAGGGTACGGCAACATCATCATCATCGACCACGGCGACAATTACTACACCCTTTACGCCCATCTTGAAAAACTGCATAAGAAAAAGGGGGATCGGGTCAAAACCGGCGAGGTGATCGCCACTGTGGGGGACTCCGGCTCCATCATCGGGGCGGGTCTGTATTTTGAAGTCCGCCACCACGGCAAACCCGTGGATCCCATGAAATGGTTCAAAAGAGGCTGA
- the ctpA gene encoding Carboxy-terminal-processing protease, producing the protein MNIISIRPGKLKLWIAAAILTLLLGPGSPHDLSASGKETYRSLKLFTDVIRIVEDRYVDETDPKEMMEAAINGMLKGLDPHSALLPPEAFDELRVDTKGKFEGLGIVITIQKKALTVISPIVGTPAYKAGIKAGDIITRIDGKSSAGMELWEAVKKMRGPRGSSVTITILRKDRDPEDYTIVRDVIPITSVKSMLLEPGYGYAWITNFRSNTTSKFRQALKTLSAPEPLKGLVLDLRDNPGGTLDDAIKISDLFLEEGVIVSIKGRDQENPRSYKAGRNLPKRGYPVVVLINGGSASASEIVAGALQDNKRAIVLGTTSFGKGSVQSVERLRDGYGLKLTVARYYTPSGRSIQAKGIRPDIVLPYRFIDREKEYSEEDVMIKEKDLKNHLTAPGKAPEQKKKDDPEKTESESEKSEKKRSHGVESRHGPLEQESLMSDNQVVHAFDILKAYHILKN; encoded by the coding sequence ATGAACATCATCAGCATTCGCCCCGGAAAATTAAAGCTCTGGATCGCCGCCGCCATTCTGACGCTGCTCCTGGGGCCTGGCTCTCCCCATGACCTGTCGGCGAGCGGAAAGGAAACGTACAGGAGTTTAAAGCTGTTCACCGATGTGATCCGGATTGTGGAAGACCGCTACGTGGACGAGACCGATCCCAAAGAGATGATGGAGGCGGCCATCAACGGAATGCTCAAAGGGCTGGATCCCCATTCGGCCCTTCTGCCTCCCGAAGCCTTTGACGAGCTTCGCGTGGACACCAAAGGCAAATTCGAGGGGCTGGGAATCGTCATCACCATCCAGAAAAAAGCCCTCACCGTGATCTCCCCCATCGTGGGAACCCCCGCGTACAAGGCCGGGATCAAGGCCGGGGACATCATCACCCGGATAGACGGCAAATCCAGCGCCGGCATGGAATTGTGGGAAGCCGTCAAAAAAATGCGGGGCCCCAGGGGAAGCTCGGTGACCATCACCATTCTCCGGAAAGACCGGGACCCCGAAGATTACACCATTGTGAGAGATGTCATTCCCATCACCAGCGTCAAATCCATGCTTCTTGAGCCGGGGTACGGCTATGCGTGGATCACCAATTTCAGGAGCAACACCACCTCGAAATTTCGCCAGGCATTAAAAACCCTTTCCGCTCCGGAGCCCCTGAAAGGGCTTGTCCTGGATTTGAGGGACAACCCCGGCGGAACCCTGGATGACGCCATCAAAATATCCGATCTTTTCCTGGAAGAGGGGGTCATCGTGTCCATCAAGGGCCGGGACCAGGAAAACCCCAGGTCCTACAAGGCCGGGCGGAATTTGCCGAAACGGGGCTACCCCGTCGTGGTTTTAATCAACGGCGGAAGCGCCAGCGCCTCTGAAATCGTGGCCGGGGCGCTTCAGGACAACAAACGGGCCATTGTGCTGGGAACAACCTCCTTCGGCAAGGGCTCGGTCCAGAGCGTGGAACGCTTAAGAGACGGGTACGGCCTTAAATTGACGGTGGCCCGGTATTACACCCCGAGCGGCCGGTCCATCCAGGCCAAGGGCATCCGCCCGGATATTGTGCTGCCCTATCGGTTTATCGACCGGGAAAAAGAATATTCGGAAGAAGATGTCATGATCAAAGAAAAGGATTTGAAAAACCACCTGACGGCCCCGGGAAAAGCTCCGGAGCAAAAGAAAAAGGATGACCCGGAAAAAACCGAATCCGAATCCGAAAAATCCGAAAAAAAGAGAAGCCACGGCGTGGAATCCAGGCACGGCCCGCTGGAGCAGGAGTCGCTGATGTCCGACAACCAGGTGGTTCACGCGTTTGACATACTCAAAGCGTATCATATTTTAAAGAACTGA
- a CDS encoding conserved hypothetical protein (Evidence 4 : Unknown function but conserved in other organisms), with product MPKKKPKGGVKTKKTLSITGKKGAKKKENKKKNKKTWRRRAVLIPAGALVLLAALSALIAGRIWIEKQRTPAKPGSAFHMVKPPFHMIEKDGPGKPLFEEPGPDPGPSPDRGPIQTQRTAADFPRAAIIIDDLGCDAGVARKILELDPSLTLSALPHCPFSVKIIQMAQEKGFETMLHLPMEPDKYPHIDPGPGSLLTSMDPEDLIKKLVSNLDAMPGIKGVNNHMGSKMTARESDMALIFSTLEKRGLFFIDSRTSAHTQCRKAAEVSGVKFAERDVFIDHIQSAYFIQKQLKRFTDLAVRRGKAIGIAHPHALTIDILRRELPAIKKKIKLVSASELTHYVR from the coding sequence ATGCCGAAAAAAAAGCCGAAAGGCGGCGTGAAAACGAAGAAAACGCTTTCAATCACAGGAAAAAAGGGGGCGAAAAAAAAAGAAAACAAGAAAAAAAACAAAAAAACATGGCGGCGGCGCGCCGTTTTAATCCCGGCGGGGGCTCTCGTTCTTCTGGCGGCGCTCTCGGCCCTGATCGCCGGCCGGATATGGATTGAAAAACAGCGGACCCCGGCGAAACCGGGCTCCGCCTTTCATATGGTCAAGCCGCCCTTTCACATGATAGAGAAGGACGGGCCGGGAAAACCGCTCTTTGAGGAGCCGGGCCCGGACCCCGGCCCTTCCCCGGACCGGGGGCCGATTCAAACTCAGCGAACGGCGGCGGATTTTCCGAGGGCGGCCATTATCATCGACGATCTGGGATGCGACGCCGGGGTGGCCCGAAAAATACTGGAGCTGGATCCGAGCCTGACCCTGTCGGCCCTGCCCCACTGCCCTTTTTCCGTTAAAATCATTCAAATGGCCCAGGAAAAGGGGTTTGAGACCATGCTTCATCTTCCCATGGAGCCCGATAAATATCCCCATATTGATCCGGGACCCGGCTCCCTTCTGACTTCCATGGATCCGGAGGATCTCATCAAAAAACTGGTTTCAAACCTGGACGCCATGCCCGGGATCAAAGGGGTCAACAACCACATGGGGTCGAAGATGACCGCCAGGGAGTCCGACATGGCCCTGATTTTCTCGACCCTTGAAAAAAGAGGGCTTTTCTTCATTGACAGCCGCACCTCGGCCCACACCCAGTGCCGAAAGGCGGCGGAGGTTTCCGGCGTTAAATTCGCCGAAAGGGATGTGTTCATCGACCACATCCAGTCGGCCTATTTTATACAAAAACAGCTCAAACGCTTCACGGACCTGGCCGTCCGGCGGGGAAAGGCCATCGGAATCGCCCATCCCCACGCCCTCACCATCGATATCCTGAGGCGGGAGCTTCCGGCGATCAAGAAAAAAATAAAACTGGTTTCAGCTTCCGAGCTGACCCACTATGTGAGATGA
- the Acd gene encoding Glutaryl-CoA dehydrogenase — MDFKLTKEHEMLRKAVREFAVKKIAPYADQWDQDHYFPYKEAIKPMGELGFFGTVIPEDLGGEEMGWMAAMIVTEEIARASSSLRVQINMQTLGCAYTIYRYGSEELKKKYIPKLVSAEYVGGFAITEPDAGSDVMAMNSEAVEKDGNWILNGSKTWISNADYADLVIYYAYTDKSKGSRGLSAFVVELKNFNGVKTSGLDKMGSHSSPTGEIFLTDTEVPAGNILGKPGDGASIVFSSLNQTRLSAAAGAVGLAQACYDTALKYCGERKQFGKPIGSFQMNQDMIAQMSAEIEAARLLVYKAAWAKDQGLLNNGLDVAQAKYFAGEVVTKCSNYAMKILGAYGYSTEYPVARFYRDTPTYTMVEGSSNICKWIIALDQLGIRKANRK, encoded by the coding sequence ATGGATTTCAAACTAACCAAAGAACATGAAATGCTCAGAAAGGCGGTCCGGGAATTCGCCGTCAAAAAAATCGCGCCATACGCCGACCAGTGGGACCAGGACCACTATTTTCCCTACAAAGAGGCCATCAAACCCATGGGAGAGCTGGGCTTTTTCGGAACCGTGATCCCCGAGGATCTCGGCGGCGAGGAGATGGGATGGATGGCCGCCATGATCGTGACCGAAGAAATCGCCCGGGCCTCCAGCTCCTTAAGGGTCCAGATCAACATGCAGACTTTGGGATGCGCCTACACCATATACCGGTACGGAAGCGAAGAGCTTAAAAAGAAATACATTCCCAAACTGGTCTCGGCCGAATACGTCGGGGGATTCGCCATCACCGAGCCCGACGCCGGATCGGATGTCATGGCCATGAATTCCGAAGCGGTGGAAAAAGACGGGAACTGGATTTTAAACGGGTCCAAAACCTGGATATCCAACGCCGATTACGCCGATCTGGTCATCTACTACGCCTACACCGACAAGTCAAAAGGCTCCAGGGGGCTGTCGGCCTTTGTGGTGGAGCTTAAAAATTTCAATGGGGTCAAAACATCGGGCCTGGACAAAATGGGCTCCCACTCATCTCCCACCGGGGAAATATTTCTCACCGACACCGAGGTCCCCGCGGGCAACATCCTGGGAAAACCGGGCGACGGCGCCTCCATTGTGTTCAGCTCGCTCAACCAGACGCGCCTTTCGGCCGCGGCCGGGGCCGTGGGTCTGGCCCAGGCCTGCTATGACACCGCGCTCAAATACTGCGGGGAGCGCAAACAGTTTGGAAAGCCCATCGGCTCCTTCCAGATGAACCAGGACATGATCGCCCAGATGTCGGCGGAAATCGAGGCGGCCCGCCTCCTGGTTTACAAGGCGGCCTGGGCCAAAGACCAGGGCCTTCTCAACAACGGGCTGGACGTGGCCCAGGCCAAGTATTTCGCCGGCGAGGTGGTGACCAAGTGCTCGAATTACGCCATGAAAATACTGGGCGCCTACGGCTATTCCACGGAGTACCCGGTGGCCCGTTTCTACCGGGACACGCCCACCTACACCATGGTGGAGGGCTCCTCCAACATCTGCAAATGGATCATCGCTCTGGATCAGCTGGGGATCAGGAAGGCCAACCGAAAATAA
- a CDS encoding Carboxymuconolactone decarboxylase, whose amino-acid sequence MDDPVKEKTAQTAGLYFKGVKDSKPYDLWRSFDKDLAKDLSLFITGKMYAREKLPHTTRQLITVSALTALSRPDELRLHIQAALNVGCDPRDIAETIFQTSVYAGVPATNTALKTLQSVLEEKGLWPLE is encoded by the coding sequence TTGGACGACCCCGTCAAGGAAAAAACAGCCCAGACCGCCGGACTTTACTTCAAGGGCGTGAAAGATTCCAAGCCCTATGACCTCTGGCGCTCTTTTGACAAGGACCTCGCAAAGGACCTGTCTCTTTTTATCACGGGAAAAATGTACGCCCGGGAAAAACTGCCCCACACCACCCGCCAGCTTATCACGGTGTCGGCCCTGACGGCGCTTTCGCGGCCCGATGAGCTGCGCCTGCACATCCAGGCGGCCCTGAACGTGGGATGCGACCCCCGTGACATCGCGGAAACCATTTTCCAGACATCGGTGTACGCCGGAGTGCCGGCCACCAACACGGCCTTAAAAACCCTTCAATCCGTTCTGGAGGAAAAGGGCCTGTGGCCCCTGGAATAA
- the gcdA gene encoding Glutaconyl-CoA decarboxylase subunit alpha, which produces MRQYFEKMTVFGNPLSEGQLKSSEENAKQVQEVENSLREAEKKVENAGFPEEKINARGMMTVWQRLRYLVDPGTWTPLHTLYNPEDNVEGTTNVIDGLGKISGRWAVIIGFDNKVMAGAWLPGQAENILRVTDLSKRLNIPLVWLVNCSGVKLTEQEKFYAGRRGGGTTFFRHAELEQMGIPVLAGLYGTNPAGGGYQGISPTILFAHKNCNIAVGGGGILSGMSPKGYFDMEGAENLIKSAKTFKAKPPGSVDIHYDKTGFFRYVYEEETGVLDGLKDYMKDMPGYHPKFFRVAEPKEPIFPASDLCRLVPFNQKQIYDFDEVLARLVDGSEHMEFKPDYGPEIYTGLCKIDGFPVGCIGNRQGYLGDDYPEYASYPGIGGKLYRRGLIKMNEFVTLCGRDRLPVIWFQDTSGIDVGDIAESAELLGLGQSLNYSIQQTGVPMLLVVLRKGSAAAHYVMGGPTANRNNAFTLGTPTTEIYVMHGETAAAASFSRRLVKEEAAGRPLDPIIENMNKMAQEYHDNSRPEYCAKMGFVDEIAKMTDVRKYMASFAGAAYQNPQSICPQHHMMLPRIIRG; this is translated from the coding sequence ATGAGACAATATTTTGAAAAAATGACCGTGTTCGGAAACCCGCTCAGTGAGGGGCAGCTGAAAAGCTCCGAGGAAAATGCCAAACAAGTCCAGGAGGTGGAAAACAGCCTGAGGGAAGCGGAAAAGAAGGTGGAAAACGCCGGATTTCCCGAAGAAAAAATCAACGCCAGGGGCATGATGACCGTGTGGCAGCGGCTCCGGTACCTGGTGGACCCGGGAACCTGGACCCCGCTTCACACGCTGTACAACCCCGAGGACAATGTGGAGGGGACCACCAACGTCATCGACGGCCTGGGCAAAATCTCAGGCAGGTGGGCCGTGATCATCGGGTTCGACAACAAGGTCATGGCCGGCGCGTGGCTCCCGGGCCAGGCGGAAAATATCCTGCGGGTCACCGATCTGTCCAAAAGGCTCAACATTCCCCTGGTGTGGCTGGTCAACTGCAGCGGGGTGAAGCTCACCGAGCAGGAGAAATTCTACGCCGGCCGCCGCGGGGGCGGGACCACCTTTTTCCGCCACGCGGAGCTGGAGCAGATGGGCATCCCGGTGCTGGCGGGCCTCTACGGCACCAACCCGGCCGGCGGCGGGTACCAGGGCATCAGCCCCACCATCCTTTTCGCCCATAAAAACTGCAACATCGCCGTGGGCGGGGGAGGCATCCTCAGCGGCATGTCCCCCAAGGGATACTTCGACATGGAAGGGGCCGAAAACCTCATCAAATCGGCCAAGACATTCAAGGCCAAACCCCCCGGAAGCGTGGACATCCATTACGACAAAACGGGATTTTTCCGCTATGTGTACGAGGAGGAGACCGGGGTGCTGGACGGGCTCAAGGACTACATGAAGGACATGCCGGGATACCATCCCAAATTTTTCCGCGTGGCCGAGCCCAAAGAGCCCATATTCCCGGCTTCGGACCTGTGCCGCCTGGTGCCGTTCAACCAGAAACAGATTTACGATTTTGACGAGGTCCTGGCCCGCCTGGTGGATGGAAGCGAGCACATGGAGTTTAAGCCCGACTACGGTCCCGAGATATACACCGGCCTTTGCAAGATCGACGGATTTCCCGTGGGATGCATCGGAAACCGCCAGGGATACCTGGGGGACGATTACCCGGAATACGCCTCGTACCCGGGGATCGGGGGAAAACTCTACCGCCGGGGGCTCATCAAGATGAATGAGTTCGTGACCCTCTGCGGCCGGGACCGGCTGCCCGTCATCTGGTTCCAGGACACATCGGGAATCGATGTGGGCGACATCGCGGAGTCCGCCGAACTCCTGGGCCTGGGGCAGAGCCTGAACTACTCCATCCAGCAGACCGGCGTCCCCATGCTGCTGGTGGTCTTAAGAAAGGGAAGCGCGGCGGCCCATTACGTCATGGGAGGCCCCACGGCCAACCGCAACAACGCCTTCACCCTGGGAACGCCCACCACGGAAATTTACGTCATGCACGGCGAAACCGCCGCCGCCGCGTCCTTTTCCCGCCGGCTGGTAAAGGAGGAGGCCGCCGGGCGGCCGCTGGACCCCATCATCGAAAACATGAACAAGATGGCCCAGGAATACCACGACAATTCCCGGCCCGAATACTGCGCCAAGATGGGTTTTGTGGATGAAATCGCGAAAATGACCGACGTCCGCAAATACATGGCGTCCTTCGCCGGCGCCGCTTACCAGAATCCCCAATCCATCTGCCCCCAGCATCATATGATGCTGCCGAGGATTATACGGGGATAA
- the cobT gene encoding Nicotinate-nucleotide--dimethylbenzimidazole phosphoribosyltransferase, whose amino-acid sequence MTLNDILAGIEPLDDQWSRRAAAERTERLVMPPRALGRLHDIGERLCAISRGLDPRVDEKAVLVMAADHGVAGNGVSAYPQEVTGAMVTTFLAGGAGINAISRHVGARVRVVDVGVIPDIETSGTDPGLLHVEKVGRGTADFTQGPAMSREDAEKSVMIGFERASALFKEGLDILGTGDMGIGNTSPSAAVGMAITGKGSDEMTGPGTGVDAAGLERKKEAIRRGLELNRPDPKDGLDVLSKVGGFEIGAIAGSILAAAFHKKPVVVDGFISTAGALIAHALSPASVGYMFAGHCSREPGHVHMLGFLGIEPILSLGLRLGEGTGAALAMGVIEAAVKVFKEVMTFEEAGVPDP is encoded by the coding sequence TTGACACTCAATGACATTTTAGCGGGAATCGAGCCCCTGGACGATCAGTGGAGCCGGCGGGCGGCCGCCGAGCGAACGGAGCGCCTGGTGATGCCCCCCCGGGCGCTGGGACGGCTGCACGACATCGGGGAAAGACTGTGCGCCATTTCCCGGGGACTGGACCCCCGGGTGGATGAAAAGGCGGTTTTGGTCATGGCCGCCGACCACGGCGTGGCCGGAAATGGGGTCAGCGCCTACCCCCAGGAGGTCACCGGCGCCATGGTGACGACGTTTCTGGCCGGGGGAGCGGGTATCAACGCCATATCCCGGCATGTGGGCGCCCGGGTCCGGGTGGTGGACGTGGGCGTGATACCGGATATTGAAACATCGGGCACGGACCCCGGTCTTTTGCATGTGGAAAAAGTGGGCCGGGGGACGGCCGATTTCACCCAGGGCCCGGCCATGTCCCGTGAAGACGCTGAAAAATCCGTCATGATCGGCTTTGAAAGGGCCTCGGCGCTGTTCAAAGAGGGCCTGGACATCCTGGGAACCGGGGACATGGGAATCGGAAACACCAGCCCCTCGGCGGCCGTGGGCATGGCCATCACCGGCAAAGGGTCGGATGAGATGACCGGGCCCGGAACCGGGGTGGACGCGGCGGGTCTCGAAAGAAAGAAAGAGGCCATCCGGCGGGGTCTGGAACTCAACCGGCCCGACCCGAAAGACGGGCTGGACGTTCTTTCCAAGGTGGGCGGATTTGAGATCGGGGCCATCGCGGGATCGATTCTGGCCGCGGCTTTTCACAAAAAACCGGTGGTCGTGGACGGGTTCATCTCCACGGCGGGCGCGCTCATCGCCCATGCCTTGAGCCCGGCGTCGGTCGGATATATGTTCGCCGGCCATTGCTCCCGGGAGCCCGGGCATGTTCATATGCTTGGATTTCTCGGCATTGAGCCCATCCTGAGCCTGGGGCTTCGCCTGGGGGAGGGGACCGGCGCGGCCCTGGCCATGGGCGTGATTGAGGCGGCCGTGAAGGTGTTTAAGGAAGTGATGACATTTGAAGAGGCCGGCGTCCCGGACCCGTGA